The genomic stretch GATATTTCTTATAGTTGTAAAattctctagaatactctttgaatctctagagttgagaactctctagaattagtgtgtctagagttctccttagagtagtataaatagagatgtaatcCTACACATTTGTATTAAGCAAAATACAAAGTTCTCTCTTCCATAAAGAATTCTCCTACCTATCAAGTTTCTATTCAAgcctccaatatttctaaacacttgTCCTACACACAAAAACAACCTTAATTCGAACAAAGTGGTACCAGAGCTTCAAGGTCCTCAAAAGATGGCAAATGGAGGTTTCCCTTTTCAAATGCCGATGCTCACAAAGAACAACTATGATAATTGGAGTATCAAGATGAAGGCGCTACTAGGATCTCAAGATGTGTGTGATGTCGTTGAGAAAGGCTTTAAGGAGCAAGATGAAGCCTCACTAAGTCAAGGTGCAAAAGATACATTGAAGGAGTCAAGAAAGAGAGATAAGAAAGCTCTCTTCCTCATTTATCAATCGGTGGATGAAGATACTTTTGAGAAGATATCCAACGCAACGACGACCAAAGAAGCGTGGGACAAGCTTCAAACTTGCAACAAAGGAGTTGAGCAGGTAAAAAAGATCCGTCTTCAAACTCTTAGAGGTGACTTTGAACGTTTGTTTATGGAGGAGTCCGAGTCAATTATTGATTATTTTTCTCGAGTATTGGCCGTAGTCAATCAActtaaaagaaatggtgaagatgttgatgatgtGAAAGTCATGGAGAAAATACTTCGCACTTTAAATCCAAGTTTTAACTTCATTGTtaccaacattgaagaaaacaagGATTTAAAGACCATGACCATATAGCAACTTATGGGTTCCTTACAAGCAtatgaagaaaaacaaaagagaaaaactaAACAAAAGGAGGCTATAGAGCAACTACTACAACTCAACATAAAGGAAGCAAACTATGTAAACTACAAGAGCCAAATAGGACGAGGACGTGGCCAAGATCGTGGACGTGGACGAGGACGTGGAGGAGAAGGAAGAGGAGGTTACAACAACTACTCTAACAACTTCAACAATGGAGAAAGAAGTTGGAATCCACAAGCGACAAGAGGTCGTGGAAGAGGAAATTCATGGTCGAGGTACGAAAAATCACAAATCAAGTGCTTCAACTGCAACAAGATTGGTCACTATGCATCCGAGTGTAGATTCTCGAAGAAGGTTGAAGAGAAAGCTAACTTTGTAGAAGAAAAAGGTGGAGAAGAAGAAACTTTGCTACTCGCATGTCAAAACcaagttgaagagaaaagaaacaagtgGTACCTCGACACTGGTGCAAGCAACCACATGTGCGGCGATCGAAGCATGTTTGTAGAGATCAATGAAGCGACAACTGGCGATGTCTCATTTGGAGATAACTCGAAGATACCAGTCAAAGGCAAAGGTAAAATTCTCATACGCTTGAAGAATGGTAGTCATCAATTCATATCCAATGTCTACTATGTGCCTAACATGAAGAATAATGTTTTGAGCTTGGGACAATTATTAGAGAAAGGCTATGACATCCACTTGAAAGAACATAGTCTTTTATTAAGAGATTGTAGACATAACTTGATTGCTAAGGTGCCTATGTCAAAGAATAGAATGTTCCTCTTGaacattcaaaatgatgtggCAAAGTGTCTCAAGGCGTGCTATACTGATTCCTCGTGGCTATGGCATCTACGATTTGGGCATCTCAACTTCGAAGGTCTAGAACGTTTGGCGAAGAAGGAGATGGTGAGAGGCTTGCCTAACATCAATCACCCATACCAACTATGTGAGGGATGTTTAATTGGGAAGCAATTTCGGAAAAGCTTTCCAAAAGAATCAACATCAAGAGCCACAAAGCCGCTAGAGCTCATACATACCGATGTTTGTGGACCAATCAAACCCAACTCTTTTGGTAAGAGTAAGTACTTTCTCCtctttattgatgattattccagaaaaacaTGGGTTTACTTCTTAAAGGAGAAGTCAGAAGTGTTTGAAAACTTTAAGAAGTTCAAAACCCTTGTTGAGAAAGAAAGTGGTCTTTCCATTAAGGCCATGAGATCTGATCGAGGAGGAGAGTTCACTTCAAATGAGTTCAACAAGTATTGTGAAAACCATGGAATACGTCGTCCACTGACTGTGCCAAGATCgccccaacaaaatggagtagcagAGAGAAAGAACCGAACCATATTTAACATGGTACGAAGCATGCTCAAGAGCAAGAAGATGCCGAAGGAGTTTTGGGCCGAAGTAGTGGCATGTGCGGTTTACTTGACAAATCGCTCCCCAATAAGAAGTGTGCACGAGAAGACACCACAAGAAGCATGGAGTGGAAGGAAGCCCGAGATCTCTCATCTTAAAGTGTTTGGAAGTATTGCCTATACCCATGTTCCAgacgaaagaagaacaaagctcgATGATAAAAGTGAGAAATATGTGTTTGTTGGTTACGACTCAAGTTCCAAAGGATACAAGCTTTATAATCCAAATAGTGGAAAGATCGTCATAAGCCGCGACGTGGAGTTCGATGAAGAAGATTGTTGGGATTGGAGTGTTCAAGAAGAAAGGTATGATTttcttccttactttgaagaagaagaagaaattaaacAACCAATGATAGAGGAACATCTTACACCACCGACCTCACCGATACCAAGGTTGGAAGAAACAAGCTCAAGTTAGAGGACACCACGACTAAGGAGCATTGAAGAGCTTTATGAGGTAACCGAAAACCTAAACGACATTAACCTCTTTTGTCTTTTTGGTGATTGTGAGCCTCTAAGCTACCAAGAAGCGGCGAAAAACATAAAGTGGAGAGATGCCATGGACGAAGAAATCAAGTCAATCACGAAGAATGATACGTGGGAACTTACTACACTTCCACGAGGACACAAAGCAATCGAAGTAAGATGGGTGTACAAGGCAAAGAAGAATGCAAAAGGAGACGTTGAGAGAtataaagcaagattggtggcgaaAGGATATAGTCAAAGACAAGGAATTGACTATGATGAGGTATTTGCTCCCGTTGCTCGTCTTGAAACTATTAGACTGATCATTTTTTTGGCAGCCCAAAATAAATGGAagatctatcaaatggatgtgaagtcgGCTTTCCTGAATGGTTTCCTCGAAGAAGAAGTTTATATCGAGTAACCATTGGGCTATAAAGTAAAAGGGCAAGAAGAAAAAGTCTTGAAGTTGAAGAAGGCATTGTATGGTctcaagcaagcaccaagagcttgGAATGTTCGAATCGACAAGTACTTTCAAGACAAGAACTTCATCAAGTGTCCATATGAGCATGCACTTTATATCAAAGCGCAACGTGGAGATATTTTGATTGTGTGCTTGTATGTAGATGACTTGATTTTCACAGGAAACAGTCCAAGCATGTTTGAAGAGTTCAAGAAAGACATGGCAAATGAATTTGAGATGACAGCTTTGGGGCTCATGGCATATTATCTCGGCATAGAAGTAAAGCAAGGAGACAAAAGAATTTTCATCACCTAAGAAGGTTATGCCAAAGAAATACTTAAGAAATTCAAGATGGATGACGCCAATCCAGTTGGCACCCCAATGGAATGTGGAAGCAAGTTAAGCAAGCATGAAAATGGAGAGACTGTGGATCCAACTCTTTACAaaagtttggttggaagtttACGTTACTTGACATGTACAAGGCCAGATATTCTCTATGCCGTAGGAGTCGTAAGTCGCTACATGGAAGCTCCAACAACAACTCACTTCAAGGCGGCAAAGAGAATTCTTCGATACATCAAAGGTACAACAAACTTTGGCTTGCACTATTGCTCTTCTAACAATTATGAGATTGTTGGCTATAGTGATAGCGATTGGAGTGGAGACTTGGATGATAGAAAGAGCACTACTGGTTTTGTGTTCTTTATGGGAGATACTGCTTTCACTTGGATGTCAAAGAAGCAACCTATAGTCACACTATCAACTTGTGAAGCCAAGTATGTCGCTGCCACATCATGTGTTTGTCATGCAGTTTGGCTAAGGAACTTGTTGAAGGAGTTAAAGATGCCACAAAAAGATCCTATGGAAATATGTGTTGACAATAAATCAGCACTTGCTTTAGAAAAGAATCCCGTCTTTCATGAAAGAAGTAAGCACATTGACACACATTACCACTTCATAAGAGAATGCATTGAGAGAAAGGAGGTGAAGTTGAAGTATGTGATGTCTCAAGATTAAGctgccgacattttcaccaagcCACTCAAGTTGGAAACTTTCGTAAAGCTAAGGAGTATGCTTGGAGTCACAAATCAAGTTTAAGGGGGGATGTtgaaatataaacttgatttgggcctaaattaattatttgatatTTTGGGCTTAGCTATTTTGGGCTTAGATAATTTTGGGTAGTGTTTCTAGAGAATTCTTGTAGTGTTTGGAATGTCTAGATATTTCTTATAGTTGTAAAattctctagaatactctttgaatctctagagttgagaactctctagaattagtgtgtctagagttctccttagagtagtataaatagagatgtaatcCTACACATTTGTATTAAGCAAAATACAAAGTTCTCTCTTCCATAAAGAATTCTCCTACCTATCAAGTTTCTATTCAAgcctccaatatttctaaacacttgTCCTACACACAAAAACAACCTTAATTCCAACAAAGTTTTGTTCTGCCAtagcaaaattgatttgaagagaataatttatgttttgatgttttcatACTAATTATcttgaaaataattagaaaactgATTTTTGTAAAcaaggtgtttgttgaaatgccacAATGAGTTTTGTTATGTTGATTTTGAATATAACTTGAAAATGTCTAGTTGCTTGGTATGGTTAGAATTGCATAGAGTAAATCAATTTTTGAGAAAGTTACTTTCCCTAAGAATGAATGTGATATGCAGTAAGGAAACATTGAAGTTTGAGAGATCCAGTAAAGCATAATAGCGTGCCATAGTCAGCATGCAAGCATTCTCATGGatattctttttcttcatttttagaACAAAAAAGTATCACTATATAAATTATCATAGGAAACAACAGTGGTCTCTATAGAGTAATCTTGTCTAAAGCTTATACCAGATGTTATAATACCCTTTATTCCTCCTTGGAGACCATCCCTTCCAACTCTTGTGAGATCCATGGAAAAACCAGTTGTGATGTCAGCAAATTCAACCAATCCAAAATATACACTCTCAAGACCATTATTGTCATGTTTTGCTCGTAAGTGAAAACCACAACCTTGCTCTAATTTATTCATTGTTTTTTATACTTGATTTGTCAAATAAAGCCCTTCCTAAATGCTGTTAAGTGGAAAATAAGGAATGTTTTTATATAGCTTAATGTCAGTAAGCTATATGTTTCATTAACTTACACTTTTCATTGTAtcttatcatttttttaatagagaaaTGCTAAGAACATGGAACCTATTTTAAAATtgagggacccacacatgtttcaaccaataagatagtgggtgtttgagagagtgttgaaaagagagtgttgctagcactcctctttTTAATATGTTTAAAAAGTTCTTCACTACTAGTTTAAAAAGTTGATATGTAAATAGATTTTGTCTAAAGTTTGATCAATTTAAAATGTTTGAAGTTTATATTAGCACAAAACTGAATGGTGGCTGACTTTAGTCAATGCTTAGTCCTTCTTAACTGATATATATGAGCACAAAACTGCATGTGATACTATATTATTCTGTTTCAGTTTATTCAATTAAACaattttagtaaaaaatattGCAACTAAACTATGCTATTCTGTTTTAGTTAGAGGTCTATATATTCATCTCATCGTGATACATTTGGCATAATTAAGGAACCATTTAATTTACTACAGGATTCCTTTTATCATAACTTGACTGAGGAGGGATTTAAAAGAGTACAAGACTACAACTCAACGCAGCTCTCGCTATCTCTCCCTCCTCAGATCAAGCTCTTGAGCTTAAAGTGAGATCTCTGCTCTATTTGAGAAGATTCAAAGATGTTGCAAATATGCTTCAGGATTACATTCCGAGTTACAAAATGGCCAACGATGATTCCGGCTCTGTTTTTTCCGATGGCTCTTCTCAACAGCTTTCAAGAGAACGCGTCAAGCTGTTATCTTCTTCGGATTCCTCTGATCCAGATGAGAGCTTTTTCAAGTGCTTCTCTGTCTCTGATTTGAAAAAGCGAGTCATGGCTGGTCTCTGCAAAAGTTCTGAAAATGAAGGATATTGGAGGTAATAAAAAAATTACTAGTCCGTTTAATTAATGTCATTATTGTCTCCggaactttaaaaattaaaatggtttCCTTTAAAACTAAAATAGTTTCTTTTTACAGTTTCTGTTTTATGTTTAATGAGTTTTACCAATGAATTTGGATATTAGATGGAGAGTCCCCAATATCATGGGGTCTGAGTTAATGCTTCTCTGCCAGCTAGTAATGAAACTTTTAAAAATACCTATCAAATTCAATGCACATTGAAAGGTATATCAAAGCAAGaccaataaataattaatgtaataTTAATAGTTTGCTTAATTTGGTTCACATATTTCAACTGTTTTGGTTTGGTAGcaagtttcttctatttcaacTGGTGTTGGTCCGACGACAGTTTCTCTCTATGGAACAAACTGTTCCCCGGCGACGGTATTTCAACAATTCGTTCCTATCAAGACTGTCTTCACGATCTCAAACACTTGAAGCTTCTATACAACAAAATTTTACGTGATCGTAAACTCGCCGGTCCGTTATGGAAACGTCATAATGTTCAATACAATGAGATTCCCGGGAAACTATGCACTCTCACCGCGAAAATTCAATTCCTAAAACAGAAAATGGCTTCCGGTGAAACACGTAATGTGGATTACTATGCTTTGAGTGTTAGTAAACGGCTTGTTCTGATAGTTAATGTGAATATTATCATCCTTGTTGTTAGTATGCTAATTGTAGTTCCTTCTTCTGCTAGGCTGATAGATATGTCCCTGCCATCAGGCTGATTTGCTATGTGATAAGAGTTATTGTAGTGCTGAATGTTATCTTTAGATTTGTTGTCTGAGTTTCCTTAGGGAACAGATAGTCAATAAATTCTTCAATTTTGCTACTGCATGGGCTATAGTCAACATGGATAAATGTATGGTTGTGTATTGAGACTGCTACTGCATGCAGTTTTATTAAGATTTTGTATATTTTGTTTGGGTCCCTACTAAGATTTGTTGTACTCTAACTTGTCAGGTTTTGTATTCCTTTAAATTGAAAACAActcaaattataattttattttatattataatttaaatatataatttataatggtTCACAGGTAaaaatttcctgcggaattacctgcgaatttatatttcctgcggatttacctgtggagttacctgcggatttatctgCGGTTTGTTTCCTGTGGATTTatctgcggaattacctgcggaatttcctacaGAAattattacccacgaaggttttagctcgGGACAAATagccgcaggaaaatccgcaggtaacgtgTTTTCTGCGGAAATTTagctaaaatccgcaggtaattccgcataAAATACGTATATTTCTAGTAGTGTTGTATTTTGTTTAATCTATTAATGAAAATGAATTGTTGATAATTATAAATCAACAATttagaaaacatttaaataattagattttcatttttatattatttattataactgtttttttttttacaacacTCAAAACTATAGTTAGCCAATTAACTAATTGTCTTGTTAACTTGTATGATAAAAACACTTTTTAaggatttaaaataataaaataataatgaaaaaataaaacattttaatttttgatgccCTGAATAAAAAAGTTTCATAAAATATTAAgctgttgttttttttaactgcAGATATATTGAGAAAAAGAAAGCTGATACAAAAAGGATAGGAGACCAAACCAAAACCCTATCAATAAGTCACAAACCTAAAGAAAGGCATGCCGAGCCTGTTCTTTACAAAATCAGCTCTTAAGAAGGtagagatgaaagaaaaaaagagtatAATTAGGTAAGGACAACCCATGATTAGCAAGGGCATCCGCACAACTATTCCCTTCCCTAAAGATATGAGAAACCATAAAATTCTAGTTATTAACTATATCTATACAACCCAACCATCTATTCCTAATTTGCCAAGGAACTTATTCAGGTTTGATCGAACGTTGGCCTAATCCTATCCCCAAGAGTTCTTCTTAGGATTTTTACTATAAACTTTGAGCTTTTAACAAGTTATGTCCACAAACCTTGTTAAAATCTGATCTTGATATTTTAACAGGCTTATCCCTAACCAAAAGATATCTTTTACCCCAGGCTATATTATCGAATCGACTTAGAGATTTACGTCTGATCTCTTTAACCAAAACAAAGCTTTTTTTTTTGGCGAAGCTTAATAAACCAATAATAGAAATTTTACCACATGTTGATCTCAAGAACCAAAAACTCGATCTCTTAAAGGTATTGCACCTTTAAGAATTTAAACGAACATCACGACCACTTACAAAAATATCTTCCTCACAAATAAGGCTTCACTCAAAAGCACTCAGGCAAACACAAGTGGAAAAAATAAGATTTTCAAGGAAAGGAAGAAAGGTAAATTCCAAAGAAATATGAAATCGatggaaagtggtgtgatttgaAGTGAGGAAGACCCACCCTTATATAGTAGATGGAAACGCCAAGAAAGGAAACGATTCATGGGTTGAATTTATTATCTAATCAATTAGCAATATGTTCTATCGATTAGACAACTCAATTTTAATCGATTATAAAGCCCATTTAAGGAGGTTTTTATATATAGCCATTACAAGACTTAAATGTGATATCTTTACTGATTTCACAAACATTTATCAACCTTTTAATTGATTATGCAAGTGTCCCAATCGATTAGATTTATGAAAAGTCTTTCTAATCGTTTGTTACATTTATTTAATCTATTACATAGATCATTTttaagatgaaaatatatttgtgtgtgtgtgtgtgtgtgtgtagccTTAATACTCTTAAGCTACTACCTTATTTTTATAGTACCCAATTCACTCAGATTGAATGATAGACATGGCCTTGCAAGCTTTCACACTTTTCATGAAAGAAGCTTCAAGACTTTGCTGTATAGTATCTGATTGTAAAATCACTTGATCTTGAGTTATCTTATAAGATGATGCTTTAGTTATCATTAGTTTTGCGGCAGACTATTGTCATGTTGTTGTCATCATAACTCCAGATACTGATCCTTACTACTTGTAATCACATAGATCCATACTAATATCAAAAttgaagaaggaaatatttatgAAGTTAGTCAAACTAGAGAAGCAAACCAAGATGTAATACAAGATATTTCAACATCTTACTCATACTTCTGAATTACCACATATGGACTTATGAGACTCGAGTAAGGATTTGTCGTTGAAGGGAAGACTGATGGTCAAGATGGAGGTCTCCCACCATTGAACAACCAACTGTGGTTAAGAAGAAGAAGCTAAATAAGAATAGtgattatggaaaaaaaatttccAATTGGAGTTCCTTAtcatatttttggagttttgattTATCAAAAACATGATATTGTGTTTGGTTAAGATGATATTGGTGTTTCTCTTAGTCAATTGAATCTTAGTTACAAGATGTATGTTCCAGATATTGCTTTACATAATATTCCACATGTTGAAAAATCTGATCAAGATGGTGGTGGAAATGTGTTTAATGTCTCACTCATGTATGGGCCTATAATAAACCATCATCTCATTCATTAGTCTTTTTCTGATGAGAACCATGAAACCAATACGCGAAAATAATATGTTGATAAAGATGTGCCAAACATCCTGTCTGACATGTTGACAAAGTCTCAAATTCATAAGAAGAATGAGGATATTAGTAATTATGTCACTGACAAGGATGGTGTCATTAAGAAGGATGCTTATGAGGAAATCAGTATGGATACCGCTACTTATATCAACAACACAGATGGTTTCAATATAGAAGATAATGGGAATCTTATGATAGTTCACATTTATGTTGAAGACACTATGGTGTGTAGGATGTCAGTTAAGATGTAACAACATTTTGATTTGTGCATGGTAGGAGATGTTGCCTACTTACTTGAGTTTCAAGTGAAGCAAATGAAGGTTTACACCTGTGATTCCCAAACTTTATATGCTGGAAGTAGTTGCACTCAACAGTTATGGAATAATCAAATGCTCAAAGTTAGAAATGAATATGTTAACCAGGATGTGCAAGATAGCATGTATGACATGTTGGTGACTGATTTTCCTACTCAGAAAAAGAGTGAGAAAGTAATCCGTATCGTTTTTGAAGTGAATAGAAAGCTTGTTCAAACAAGAAACTCTAAACAAGATGTCATGGAATTTTTGTCCACCATAAGGAAAAAGAATGGTGGAAAGAGAATTCACGTGAATGATCCTACTTCCCCCATGGATAATGTGTCATCCCTTTCTGAAACAAGTATTCACATGTGGAAATACATTTTTCAAATAAGAATTACAACTGAGATAGAGCTAGGTAAAGAAGCTCTTTATTGCAAAGAAATCATGGAAGCTACTGGATTAATGAAGACAATTACTAATGTTTGTTCCATAAAGATTTGGTTGTAAGTAGCTTGTTAAGCAAGATGTTCATCACATGTTTTGTGACATCATGGCGTAATGATTGAGTTCTGATTTTAGATTTCCTTCATATTTGTTTTAAGTGTTATTTCTTCAGAAGATGCAGAAGTTTACTTTTGGAAGAAGTTTTTTAATCCAAATCAAG from Vicia villosa cultivar HV-30 ecotype Madison, WI linkage group LG4, Vvil1.0, whole genome shotgun sequence encodes the following:
- the LOC131598297 gene encoding uncharacterized protein LOC131598297 codes for the protein MANGGFPFQMPMLTKNNYDNWSIKMKALLGSQDVCDVVEKGFKEQDEASLSQGAKDTLKESRKRDKKALFLIYQSVDEDTFEKISNATTTKEAWDKLQTCNKGVEQVKKIRLQTLRGDFERLFMEESESIIDYFSRVLAVVNQLKRNGEDVDDVKVMEKILRTLNPSFNFIVTNIEENKDLKTMTI